A region from the Sandaracinus amylolyticus genome encodes:
- a CDS encoding RNA polymerase sigma factor, with the protein MRRDVAMRVIDGGGADAGRAESRSPVDQEERALLTRAAAGDDAAVRRLYRDHVDRVFRTVARILGSSDPDVEDVVQQTFLAALDGADRFDGRSKLSTWIIGIATRRALDQARDRWRRSRWQRVTEWVGLGRAAGRPDDTHDSKSLAEWALAKLTPDQRTVFVLHEVEGHTLAEVSAMTGTGISTLHARLVAGRKRLDAALASIGAETNSLPGGGGDDHDAT; encoded by the coding sequence GGAGCCGACGCTGGGCGCGCGGAGTCGCGCTCTCCGGTGGACCAGGAAGAACGGGCGCTGCTGACCCGCGCAGCCGCGGGCGACGACGCGGCGGTCCGGCGGCTCTACCGCGACCACGTGGACCGCGTGTTCCGCACCGTCGCGCGGATCCTCGGCTCGAGCGATCCCGACGTGGAGGACGTCGTCCAGCAGACCTTCCTGGCCGCGCTCGACGGCGCCGATCGCTTCGACGGACGCTCGAAGCTCTCGACGTGGATCATCGGCATCGCGACCCGTCGCGCGCTCGATCAGGCGCGCGATCGCTGGCGCCGCTCGCGCTGGCAGCGCGTGACCGAGTGGGTCGGCCTGGGGCGCGCCGCGGGGCGTCCCGACGACACCCACGACTCGAAGTCGCTCGCCGAGTGGGCCCTCGCGAAGCTCACCCCGGACCAGCGCACGGTGTTCGTGCTGCACGAGGTCGAGGGGCACACGCTCGCCGAGGTGAGCGCCATGACCGGCACCGGCATCTCGACGCTGCACGCCCGCCTGGTCGCGGGCCGGAAGCGGCTCGATGCGGCGCTCGCGTCGATCGGCGCCGAGACGAATTCGCTTCCGGGCGGTGGAGGAGACGATCATGACGCGACGTGA